A region from the Ptychodera flava strain L36383 chromosome 10, AS_Pfla_20210202, whole genome shotgun sequence genome encodes:
- the LOC139141941 gene encoding uncharacterized protein has translation MASAPDNSAVKSDELRKVGMAEDPPEETEPIGSATDSAEAVKTEEIEAYGSREVTKSAKSTETDPTKEDRNRGTTAQDSTEAGQKQEDGKVGTAKAGKGNESSGQDSREAGKSDELADTHSTEVAETEKTSNKDTSDVTRHTGHEAGKSYEIKQGAKAESDTFGRRLDFMEVLSVKCDGFSNVSHVMVVESKVEIKEDVLRKAAFLMSRRHPLLRSRVTGEVDPRKRKEVLFYREIELEENLVDIRVVDDVDWHETQVTDGETQYDTENGPLWRLWLLNSVEITPEESETGHLFRTNIVIGYHHAIMDANAGMKFMDQLLTYLEMVHDESDKADETSLPFLPSFFDQLPPQALRFPWWQKPKLAILALKETFKSSRNLYMKHHQAEIDKNPDVAKRTEIFPLVITSSLTTEILKRSKQNGITVHGAITAAAAVAMVQLIFGENLQSKKELSTMFQANLRRYLTSDAEDDQLGAFFAAAELQIKVRRMTTNEEFWKLAKKCYQGVHRMLGGQVMEITKIFKFLCDDLGVDLVKMLVNEDKALHGRMRAVFSISNMGRCDFVTRENGRPFEITETYMAVAAPRFGPIFVNNVFTFRGKMYISVVYYTHITNKARAKEYAEFFVKALETGCQLNDNN, from the coding sequence ATGGCCAGCGCTCCAGATAATTCTGCGGTAAAATCAGACGAGCTTCGTAAAGTTGGTATGGCCGAGGATCCGCCAGAGGAGACAGAACCAATAGGTTCAGCAACGGATTCGGCTGAAGCAGTTAAAACAGAAGAAATCGAAGCATATGGTTCCAGGGAGGTGACAAAAAGTGCAAAATCTACAGAAACAGATCCAACTAAGGAAGACAGGAACAGAGGAACTACAGCACAGGATTCCACTGAGGCAGGACAAAAGCAAGAAGATGGTAAAGTAGGAACGGCCAAGGCTGGAAAAGGAAACGAATCTTCGGGGCAGGATTCTAGGGAAGCAGGAAAAAGTGACGAGTTAGCGGACACACACTCAACTGAGGTAGCTGAAACAGAAAAAACTTCAAATAAAGATACCAGCGATGTGACGAGACACACAGGTCATGAGGCCGGAAAAAGTTACGAAATTAAACAAGGTGCTAAAGCAGAGAGTGACACCTTTGGACGAAGATTGGACTTCATGGAAGTCTTGAGCGTCAAATGTGACGGCTTTTCAAATGTTTCGCACGTAATGGTAGTCGAATCAAAGGTCGAAATAAAAGAAGACGTCTTGCGAAAAGCGGCATTTCTTATGAGCAGACGACATCCACTGCTGAGGTCAAGAGTCACGGGCGAAGTTGACCCCAGAAAGAGAAAAGAAGTGCTGTTTTACAGGGAGATTGAACTGGAAGAAAACTTGGTAGACATACGGGTTGTAGATGATGTTGACTGGCACGAAACACAAGTAACTGACGGAGAAACTCAGTACGATACCGAAAACGGACCACTTTGGCGACTCTGGCTTTTGAACAGTGTTGAAATCACACCTGAAGAAAGTGAAACTGGTCACCTGTTCAGGACCAATATTGTCATTGGTTATCACCATGCGATCATGGATGCCAATGCTGGAATGAAATTTATGGACCAGTTGCTTACCTATCTAGAAATGGTACATGATGAATCTGATAAAGCTGACGAAACAAGTCTGCCATTTCTGCCCTCTTTTTTTGATCAACTTCCGCCACAAGCTCTCCGTTTTCCCTGGTGGCAAAAGCCAAAATTAGCAATTCTCGCGCTAAAAGAAACGTTCAAGTCGAGCAGGAATCTTTACATGAAACATCATCAAGCTGAGATTGATAAAAACCCAGACGTTGCTAAGCGAACTGAAATCTTTCCTTTGGTTATAACGAGTTCTCTGACGACGGAGATACTGAAACGCAGCAAACAGAACGGCATCACCGTTCATGGCGCCATCACTGCAGCCGCAGCCGTTGCCATGGTGCAGCTTATATTCGGCGAAAATCTTCAATCAAAAAAGGAGTTATCGACCATGTTCCAAGCTAATTTGAGGAGGTACCTAACTTCTGATGCCGAGGACGATCAGCTAGGGGCCTTCTTTGCTGCAGCTGAGCTTCAAATCAAAGTCCGCAGAATGACTACAAATGAAGAATTTTGGAAGCTTGCAAAGAAGTGTTATCAAGGTGTACATCGTATGCTTGGCGGACAAGTAATGGAGATTACGAAGATATTCAAGTTTTTATGCGATGATCTCGGAGTAGACCTCGTGAAAATGCTCGTGAACGAGGATAAGGCCCTGCATGGTCGTATGAGAGCTGTATTCAGTATTTCAAACATGGGCAGATGCGACTTCGTCACCAGAGAGAATGGCCGTCCTTTCGAAATTACTGAAACTTACATGGCTGTCGCTGCTCCAAGATTTGGAcccatatttgtcaataatgtATTCACCTTTCGGGGCAAAATGTACATAAGCGTGGTATATTATACGCACATAACCAACAAAGCCCGGGCAAAGGAATATGCTGAATTCTTTGTTAAAGCTCTAGAAACTGGCTGCCAGTTGAACGACAATAACTAG
- the LOC139141942 gene encoding echinoidin-like: MCMVYEVYCQQPDGDRPYNLKARQFCRQRSIEPQGPKGQLAILRNSEINDKVRWYIIDNGLDQPNCITKYGFWIGLSDRVQEGEYVWSDGVSAHPGNFSFYAPGEPNNNPKKHGDGQDCTQLWFRFGHDGKWDDEYCNQRPKGIVCEVPDPCCNSEDA; this comes from the exons ATGTGCATGGTGTACGAAGTCTACTGCCAGCAACCCGACGGTGACCGCCCCTACAACTTGAAGGCCAGGCAATTCTGCAGACAACGCTCGATAGAGCCGCAGGGTCCAAAGGGTCAGCTAGCAATACTGAGAAACTCTGAAATTAACGACAAGGTGCGTTGGTACATCATAGACAATGGCCTTGATCAACCGAACTGCATAACTAAATACGGTTTTTGGATCGGACTTTCGGATCGGGTACAAGAGGGAGAATACGTCTGGAGTGATGGTGTCAGTGCCCATCCAGGAAATTTTAGCTTTTATGCTCCTGGCGAGCCTAACAACAACCCAAAAAAGCATGGTGATGGACAGGACTGTACTCAATTATG GTTCAGATTCGGACACGATGGCAAGTGGGATGACGAGTACTGCAACCAACGACCAAAGGGTATCGTCTGTGAAGTACCAG ATCCTTGCTGTAACTCCGAGGATGCGTAA
- the LOC139141943 gene encoding interferon-induced protein with tetratricopeptide repeats 2-like, which translates to MATACESELFWIEKPRGTLIEWCIGSGIKSVTAMATQTKVSLGQVTKVVGAFKQTTQSGQVYRDVLIEEFSFQFELVRDGRNSSYEAILKTLPCYFNWDLEESTDEDFKVMVRCAEENLVSNTELSLVAHKTMLGYLCMTGLRRKDDKDPAAALSWFDDALSDNRLDMESCSDSDGPLGDRLILLGNIAWVYFITGRMDMVHKTLQNIKQISDGKLSDSTKAFIYGHKGISLAYFLKEACWLGLACFELALSIFPNHTDWLFWSGNMLDIHRMRIYGASRTPEALSVLDRTEIIYKHIIEIYSGHNYAITMLDRNYLDRGKFDKAEPFSTCASECNTTLPTVACIASSVYAAAKKFELSLETLEKALKLWPKNTYLLHFMANVYKSKHDYESARVPNQTNLKKAIQYYEKASTYSKENAPWITLDKAKAYAISGNLAESHRLFFLVASTARDPFWRSVAYLEFGEFCMHHLREPSNAMKYYKMATEEGTEYWAGKRAASLLGAKM; encoded by the exons ATGGCCACAGCTTGTGAAAGCGAGCTTTTTTGGATTGAGAAGCCCCGGGGTACTCTCATAGAATGGTGTATAG GAAGTGGTATAAAGTCAGTCACTGCAATGGCAACACAGACGAAGGTTTCACTTGGTCAGGTCACTAAAGTCGTTGGGGCTTTCAAGCAGACAACACAAAGTGGTCAAGTTTACCGAGACGTCTTAATAGAAG AATTTTCATTCCAGTTTGAATTGGTAAGAGATGGCAGAAACAGTTCATATGAAGCAATATTGAAAACACTGCCTTGCTATTTTAATTGGGACTTGGAAGAGTCGACCGACGAAGATTTTAAG GTTATGGTAAGATGTGCCGAGGAGAATCTGGTGTCAAATACAGAATTGTCTCTTGTAGCACATAAAACAATGCTTGGTTACCTGTGCATGACTGGACTCAGACGCAAGGACGACAAAGATCCAGCTGCTGCTTTATCATGGTTTGACGACGCCCTCTCCGACAATCGGTTAGATATGGAGAGTTGTAGTGACAGCGATGGACCACTAGGGGATAGGCTCATACTTCTTGGTAACATAGCTTGGGTGTACTTCATAACAGGGAGAATGGACATGGTCcacaaaacattgcaaaatataaaacagataTCTGATGGTAAATTGAGCGACAGCACAAAAGCTTTCATATACGGTCACAAAGGAATATCTCTTGCGTACTTCCTTAAAGAAGCATGCTGGTTAGGTCTTGCATGTTTTGAACTCGCTTTATCAATATTTCCGAACCACACCGATTGGTTGTTTTGGTCTGGAAACATGTTAGATATACACAGGATGCGCATTTACGGAGCATCGCGTACTCCTGAGGCGCTGTCGGTATTGGATAGAACTGAGATCATCTATAAGCATATTATAGAAATATACAGTGGTCATAATTATGCTATTACAATGCTTGACAGGAATTACCTCGATAGAGGAAAATTTGACAAAGCCGAACCGTTCAGTACTTGTGCCAGTGAATGCAATACCACACTTCCAACTGTTGCCTGTATCGCAAGTTCAGTTTACGCGGCAGCCAAGAAATTTGAACTGTCACTAGAGACATTGGAGAAAGCACTTAAGTTATGGCCGAAAAACACTTATTTGCTTCATTTTATGGCCAACGTGTACAAAAGTAAACACGATTATGAATCAGCAAGAGTGCCAAATCAAACGAATCTAAAGAAAGCGATTCAATATTATGAGAAGGCAAGCACGTATTCAAAAGAGAATGCGCCATGGATCACTCTCGATAAAGCAAAGGCATACGCAATATCAGGTAACCTAGCTGAATCCCATCGCCTCTTCTTTTTAGTAGCAAGCACCGCCCGTGATCCATTCTGGAGATCGGTTGCATATCTTGAATTTGGGGAATTTTGTATGCATCACCTAAGAGAACCCAGTAACGCTATGAAATACTATAAAATGGCAACAGAAGAGGGAACTGAGTATTGGGCTGGAAAGAGGGCGGCATCTCTGCTAGGTGCAAAGATGTGA
- the LOC139141944 gene encoding interferon-induced protein with tetratricopeptide repeats 2-like, with amino-acid sequence MATQTKISLSQVVDVDRNIKQAKECDRMYRDILIEEFSFQFELGRDASKTSYEAILKTLPCYFNWDLEESTDEDVQVLVGCAKENLVSNTELSLVPHKTMLGYLYVSQLRRTEDKEPSTALSWFDDALSDNLKDIDSCGDNDGPLGDKLILLGNKAWVYFVTGRMDMVDKTLQNIKQISDCKLSEGEKAFIYGHKGMCFAYFLKETCRLSLLCFDRALSIFPNHADWLFWSGAILDIHRMRIYGESFTPEALPLFDRQESFFKRVLQLNNAHPCAMALLSKVYLDRGEFDKAESYILDARKCDPGPTLPIVASIASSVFVTAKKFKMSEQALEQSLQIWPKNTYSLLFMGNTYKEMHFHESTTESNQMNLKKAIQYYDKANMCVDHHLPGITIEKAKVYTVLGNLAEARGLFSAVASTARDPFWKSVAYLEFGEFFMHHLRESCNAMKYYKMASEHGAEYWVGKKAAALLDSKV; translated from the exons ATGGCGACACAGACAAAGATATCTCTCAGCCAGGTCGTTGACGTGGATCGAAATATCAAGCAGGCGAAAGAATGTGATCGAATGTATAGAGATATCTTAATAGAAG AATTTTCATTCCAATTTGAATTGGGAAGAGATGCCAGCAAAACTTCATATGAAGCAATATTGAAAACACTGCCTTGCTATTTTAATTGGGACTTGGAAGAGTCGACTGACGAAGATGTTCAG GTTTTGGTTGGATGTGCAAAGGAGAATCTTGTATCAAATACAGAGTTGTCTCTGGTACCGCATAAAACTATGCTTGGTTACCTGTACGTGAGTCAACTCAGACGAACAGAAGACAAAGAACCATCTACCGCTTTATCATGGTTTGACGACGCCCTCTCAGACAATctcaaagatattgacagctgcgGTGACAATGACGGGCCACTGGGGGATAAGCTCATACTCCTCGGCAACAAAGCTTGGGTGTACTTCGTAACAGGGAGAATGGACATGGTCGACAAAACGttgcaaaatataaaacagatatctgattgtaaATTGAGCGAGGGCGAAAAAGCTTTCATATATGGTCATAAAGGAATGTGTTTTGCGTATTTTTTAAAGGAAACATGCCGTTTAAGTCTCCTATGTTTTGATCGTGCCTTATCAATATTTCCGAATCACGCTGATTGGCTTTTTTGGTCTGGTGCTATCTTGGACATACACAGAATGCGTATTTATGGAGAGTCGTTTACCCCCGAGGCACTGCCTTTATTTGATAGGCAAGAGAGCTTTTTCAAACGTGTTTTGCAATTAAATAACGCTCATCCTTGTGCCATGGCACTGCTCAGCAAAGTTTACCTCGATAGAGGTGAGTTTGACAAAGCTGAATCGTACATTCTTGATGCCCGTAAATGTGATCCGGGGCCCACACTGCCAATTGTTGCCAGCATCGCCAGTAGTGTTTTTGTGACAgcgaagaaattcaaaatgtcagaGCAGGCCCTAGAGCAGTCGCTTCAGATATGGCCGAAAAACACTTACTCGCTACTTTTTATGGGCAACACGTATAAAGAAATGCATTTTCATGAATCCACAACGGAATCAAATCAAATGAATCTGAAGAAAGCGATTCAATATTATGACAAGGCGAACATGTGTGTAGATCATCATTTGCCAGGGATCACTATAGAAAAAGCAAAAGTGTACACAGTATTAGGGAACCTCGCTGAAGCCCGAGGCCTTTTCTCTGCAGTCGCAAGTACCGCCCGTGATCCATTCTGGAAATCGGTTGCATATCTTGAATTTGGAGAATTTTTTATGCATCACCTTAGAGAATCCTGTAACGCTATGAAATACTATAAAATGGCATCAGAACATGGGGCCGAGTATTGGGTCGGAAAGAAGGCGGCAGCTTTGTTAGATTCAAAGGTGTGA